Part of the Nicotiana tabacum cultivar K326 chromosome 20, ASM71507v2, whole genome shotgun sequence genome, ttcacacaatgctttagcacCACTCTTAATGAGGTATCCTCAACCTCATAGTCATATTCACCATTCCACTTGATTGTACACCTCATAGATTGGGCTATGTTATCCTGATACACCTTCATAGCAATTGGGGATATATCACATATCCATGTATCTGCAAACTCCCTCAACTTTCCTATTCTCTCCATCATCTTCACTCTAATTTCCTCCAACATTGTGATAATTGTCTTGTGCCGAGCAGCAAGTATCCAAGCATTAAATGTCTCGCACATATTGTTGTCAATTATATCACATTTCTTGTCACAGTTGAAGTATGCTCTACACCAGGTTTCCTTGTTATACCTCAAGAGGCTCTCACATATCCCATTCCCAAGCATATTCAAACTGTCCAAGTGAAAATTCAGTTCTGCTACACATGATGCTCTAGCACACCTCGAGAAGTTGTTTCTCCTCTCTAATCCTCTCCAATCTTTGGACCAGTTTGCTAATATATGTCTGGCACACCACCTATGTTCACTTTTAGGCAACACTTCTGATACAGCTTTAAGCAATCccttaaacataaaaagaattgAATTAGTTGCCAACAGAAacagaaattagaaaaaataaatattgacagaaaacagaaacaaaagaatATATTCATGCACCCAGCAAAGGTGCGCGTCTAGAGTTACAAACGTGGATGCCAAACACTCAATTTACACTATATTTCTTATCTCTTTCAAAATTGGAAGTCATTTTCAACGATCCAAAAGCAGACAATAAACCAAATATCACCTTATCTTAAGTAGAATAGAATTCATCAAAACTTGTGGAGATAAAAAATTTAGGCTTAGGCAATATTAGCTTAACTGGACAAAAATAAAAGCAAACATCAACTGCACTCAAAAGACACCTCCGTAGTAACAAATTAATGTAGATATCACgtaaatatatattttgaaagcaaaaatcaactaTATAATTCAAGGCGAAGGTAATGGCTGCGAGCAATGCAGAGCTGGATTACGAGTTCCTACCATATCTTCGAGTCTACAAAAATGGCCATGTTGAGAGACTTTTAggcattgattcagttccagcaGGCCCTGATTCTCAAACTGGAGTTTCATCCAAAGATATATCAAACATTATTCCTGATACTGAAGTCTATGTTCGTATTTATGTCCCAAATATTTCCATTCTCGGCAACCAAAAACTACCTCTTGTTATTTACTTCCATGGTGGAGGTTTTTGTATGTTCACTCCATCTTCATCCAACTATCATAACTACCTCAACACCCTCGTGTCCGAATCGCGAATCATCGCTGTTTCTGTTCATTACAGAAGACCACCTGAACACCCTCTTCCTATTGCCTATGAAGATTCATGGCAAGCACTTCAATGGGTTTTTTCTCATTGTAATGGCGATGGTCAAGAGCCGTGGTTGAATGAACACGCGAATTTCGGGCGTGTTTTTCTCTCCGGTGACAGTGCGGGTGCTAACATTGCTCATAATTTAGCAATGGCTGCTGGAAGTGTTGAGCCAgagcttatggttgatattcttGGTGTTGCTTTAGTCCACCCATATTTTTGGGGGTCGGGTTCAATCGGGTCGGAGGCCTTGTACCCGGATAAGAAGGCACATGTGGACCGGTTGTGGTCTTTTGCGTGTCCTTCGAATCCGGATAATGATGACCCGAGAATTAACCCGATGTTAGAAGGTGCACCAAGCTTAACGAGTCTGGGTTGTCGTAGAGTCTTGATTAGTGTAGCGGAGAAGGATATTTTGAAGGATAGAGGTTGGGCTTACTATCAAGCATTGGGTCGGAGCGGATGGATGGGTGTGGTTGAGATCCAAGAAACAGAAGGAGTGGATCATGTATTTCATTTGAATAATTTGCAGTGTCAAAAGTCCAAAGATTTGATCAAGAATTTGGCTCATTTCTTCAACAGAGAAAGGCCTCATTTTCTTTAGATTAAGCATTAGGCTTTTTCTTGTTATGGATTTATGATGTATAATGCTTTTAGTCATTCATGTAATATTCTCTAGCTTACTagaacaatttcaaatttatttttgtattatatCAACCGTCTTTCTTAGTAATTGCattctgttataaaataaagactataaagtaaagacaagtatagagagaaactgatatattattcgaattcaaattgatgtacataatgaactgaaatctcttctatttatagaagaaaggaagttgttgtgtaagctgctaataccagatatggataatcttctactgagagcaatgtttatccataacggagtactgaaaggataagcttattatacccgatatggataatcttctaccgggggtaatgtttatccataactgggtactgaaaggataagcttattatacccggtatggataatcttctatcggatgtaatatttatccataactgggtactgaaaggataaacttattatacccggtatggataatcttctaccgggggtaatatttatccataaccgggtaccgaagtgataagcttcttcaggaagcttatttccaatagagtactaaatagataaacatatttacgatggagtcccatatggataagcttcttcaggaagcttatttacaatggagtactaaatgaacatccataatatatttataacactccctcttggatgttcattaaaagataatgtgccttattaaaaccttactaggaaaaaccacgtgggaaaaaatcccagtgaaggaaaaagagtacacatatttagtaagacgcattgctaggtgcctcattaaaaaccttataaggaaaaccccatgggaaaaaaccttagtaagggaaaaagagtgcatcgcgtattttactccccttgatgaaaatcttgtttcaaatatttgagtcttcgcattccaatcttgtataccatcttctcaaaagttgaagttggcaaagatttagtgaataaatctgctggattatcacttgaacggatttgttgcacatcaatgtcaccacttttctgaagatcgtgtgtgtagaataattttggtgaaatgtgcttcgttctatctccttttataaatcctcccttcaattgggctatgcatgcagcattgtcttcgtataaaattgtgggtcttttctcacattccaaaccacatttttctcgaataaaatgaattattgatctcaaccatacgcattccctacttgcttcatgaatagctattatctcagcgtggtttgaagaagtagcaacaatagattgctttgtggagcgccatgatatgacagtacctccatatgtaaatacgtagccggtttgaATTCGAGCTTTATgaggatcagataaataacctgcatctgcataaccaacaaggtctgcactatctttgttagcataaaacaaattcatatcaagagttccctttaaatatcgcaatatatgcttaatcccattccaatgtctccgtgtaggagaagaactatatcttgctagtaaattaacagaaaatgctatgtcaggccttgtagcattagcaagatacattagtgccccaattgcactgagatagggtacttcgggaccaaggagttcctcgtcctcttctggaggtcggaacaaatccttattcacttcaagtgatcgaacaatcattggtgtacttaatgggtgcgctttgtccatgtaaaagcgttttaagtccctttctgtataggcagattgatggataaagatcacgtctgttaaatgttcaatttgcagaccaagacaaagttttgtctttccaagatctttcatctcaaattctttcttaagatattcaattgccttttggagtttttctggagttccaacaagatttatgtcatcaacataaacagcaagtataacaaattctgatgctattttctttataaaaatacatggacaaataacatcatttatgtaaccttctttcagcaaatattcactaaggcgattataccacatgcacccagattgctttaaaccgtacaaagatctttataatttgatcgagcacatttctcaagactttgaattatatgcttcgggcattttcaatccttcaaggatcttcatatagatttagcgaaataagtcatataggttaagacttgtatctaaatggtatgacatcttcaagtgtctggactctagtccgatcctcacaatcttttacaatattgtgcactatattgtattaaatatatcgtcgacgatcattttgtgtcagttccgaagcgacagaacttgtggagatctcatcactttctttattttcaggtacctgaactttttcggaagtttcatgaaatgttatgtcgtgggctcttctagagcttatttcctcctcattatgatcattttgatcattagctcctactatttttcaaagattgttacctttggaaccgattggtctaccacgcttcatgcgtacagtaaactctatccttcagggactttaattttaataggagcatttgcagctgaaatataatatttaattttggatcagcaaatgcttctggcattcgacttgaattatcttctaagtgaggatcatgataattcgattcatatagcatatttttcaactgtttattccatcccccaaatgttagaaaaactaacatatatccctaatcatctttgggaaacatatctttgtgtattatggtagagaaattaatcatataccacgcaacaaaagatagtaaaaatatttggtttctgatcctaaaccaattgtgaagggaggacttatcatatattgttgatcggatgcatacaagtgctgctatatgcaatttagaaaatcttagaccaacacatgaagctttgttctcatgagcaatggtttagccattaataggaggtattcaatgctaaaccagcttggatataaaccagcattatccagattaactgtcttgatttcataatctgaaaattatgctcttaatcgagaaaagcaattccaaatgccaaactgcaggttgacaataattacacatgtaaccatctcatatatgcacctataagtggttcacatgataggtgaacgtgcccatattcaccttttatatatttcagaatcagg contains:
- the LOC107771553 gene encoding putative carboxylesterase 2, encoding MAASNAELDYEFLPYLRVYKNGHVERLLGIDSVPAGPDSQTGVSSKDISNIIPDTEVYVRIYVPNISILGNQKLPLVIYFHGGGFCMFTPSSSNYHNYLNTLVSESRIIAVSVHYRRPPEHPLPIAYEDSWQALQWVFSHCNGDGQEPWLNEHANFGRVFLSGDSAGANIAHNLAMAAGSVEPELMVDILGVALVHPYFWGSGSIGSEALYPDKKAHVDRLWSFACPSNPDNDDPRINPMLEGAPSLTSLGCRRVLISVAEKDILKDRGWAYYQALGRSGWMGVVEIQETEGVDHVFHLNNLQCQKSKDLIKNLAHFFNRERPHFL